From the genome of Lotus japonicus ecotype B-129 chromosome 6, LjGifu_v1.2, one region includes:
- the LOC130725483 gene encoding uncharacterized protein LOC130725483, with amino-acid sequence MIPEEVNRPNMEIVPSVDLTKAFTTSQAFESSKDLVNWAKAVGKEHGYVIIIQKSDYGSDKRRAVMTLGCERGGKYKPSTSVLKRNRIGTKKCNCPFRLRARRSNKDKMWTVLVHSGIHNHDTAEVLQGHSYVGRLNPEEKAMVGEMIEERVKASDILIAIRKHNPTNLTRIKQIYNEKQAYNRLKRGSLTEMQHLMKLLEEHKYAHWSRV; translated from the exons ATGATACCTGAGGAAGTAAATAGGCCCAATATGGAGATTGTGCCTTCTGTGGATCTTACAAAAGCTTTCACCACTAGCCAA GCTTTTGAATCCTCCAAAGATCTTGTTAATTGGGCCAAAGCTGTAGGTAAAGAGCATGgctatgttattattattcagAAGTCGGACTATGGATCTGACAAAAGGAGGGCCGTGATGACACTAGGATGTGAGCGTGGCGGCAAATATAAACCATCCACATCGGTGTTAAAGCGAAATCGGATTGGAACTAAGAAGTGTAATTGTCCATTCAGGCTAAGGGCAAGGCGTAGCAATAAAGATAAAATGTGGACGGTGCTTGTGCATAGTGGGATCCATAATCATGACACTGCTGAGGTTTTGCAGGGTCACTCATATGTTGGCCGTCTAAATCCAGAGGAAAAGGCGATGGTGGGAGAAATGATTGAAGAAAGGGTCAAGGCCAGTGATATTTTGATTGCTATAAGGAAACACAACCCAACCAACTTGACTAGAATTAAACAGATTTACAATgagaagcaagcatacaacaggTTGAAGAGGGGATCGTTGACCGAGATGCAACACTTGATGAAGTTGTTGGAAGAACACAAATACGCACATTGGTCCAGGGTGTAG
- the LOC130724208 gene encoding cyclic nucleotide-gated ion channel 17-like isoform X2, which translates to MELKKDKLVRFYSDGKKHKEPLWRAAEPPGLERSSSRYKVPSSSLLKTSNAVPLGKTRIGGPKVFPEDHEPWRKRILDPGSEIVLKWNRVFIVSCLVALFVDPLYFYLPSVTDSSRSSCMRTDLTLRIIVTFLRTIADIFYLLHMIIKFRTAYVAPSSRVFGRGELVMDPKKIARKYIRSDFFIDLIATLPLPQMVIWFIIPATRSPQRYHNNNALALIVLLQYVPRLYLMFPLSSQIIKATGVVTKTAWAGAAYNLLLYMLASHVLGAAWYLLSVDRYTHCWKSFCKKETSPENCFRYLDCNYVNLLQREIWANSTNVFNSCDPSSKDNDFKFGIFENAVKKHVVSTDFIPKYLYCLWWGLQQLSSYGQNLDTSTFIGETSFAIVIAILGLVLFSHLIGNMQTYLQSITIRLEEWRLKRRDTEEWMRHRQLPEDLRFRVRRFVQYKWLATRGVDEETILRALPADLRRDIQRHLCLDLVRRVPFFSQMDDQLLDAICERLISSLSTQGTYIVREGDPVTEMLFIIRGRLDSSTTNGGRSGFFNSIILRPGDFCGEELLSWALLPKSTVNLPSSTRTVKALSEVEAFALRAEDLKFVANQFRRLHSKKLQHTFRFYSHHWRTWAACFIQAAWRRYKKRISVKDLSLREPLPLDETVASEREHEEERPAGSNTSQTKLNLGVTILASRFAANTRRGALKIKDDLPKLRKPEEPDFSTEADDD; encoded by the exons ATGgagttgaaaaaggacaagcTTGTCAG ATTCTACTCGGATGGCAAGAAGCATAAAGAGCCACTATGGAGAGCAGCTGAACCGCCGGGGCTTGAAAGGTCATCGTCCAGATACAAGGTTCCGTCGTCTTCTTTGCTTAAAACGAGCAATGCTGTTCCATTAGGGAAAACTAGAATTGGAGGACCTAAGGTATTCCCGGAGGATCATGAGCCGTGGCGAAAAAGAATACTTGACCCGGGTAGCGAGATTGTGTTAAAATGGAACCGGGTCTTCATTGTTTCATGCTTGGTGGCTCTTTTTGTTGATCCGTTGTACTTTTATTTGCCCAGTGTAACAGACAGCTCAAGGTCTTCATGTATGAGGACGGACCTAACATTACGGATTATTGTGACCTTTCTTCGCACTATAGCAGATATTTTTTATCTGTTACACATGATAATTAAGTTCAGGACAGCTTATGTGGCCCCAAGCTCACGGGTATTTGGCAGGGGTGAACTTGTCATGGACCCAAAGAAAATCGCAAGGAAATATATCAGATCTGATTTCTTCATTGATTTAATTGCCACACTACCTCTACCACAG atggTCATATGGTTTATTATACCGGCAACAAGAAGCCCTCAGAGATATCACAATAATAATGCTCTTGCATTGATTGTTTTGCTCCAATATGTTCCAAGGTTATATTTGATGTTTCCACTAAGTTCTCAAATAATCAAAGCAACCGGAGTGGTTACAAAGACTGCCTGGGCAGGAGCTGCGTATAATCTGCTATTGTACATGTTGGCTAGTCAT GTTTTAGGGGCAGCTTGGTATCTTCTTTCTGTGGACCGATATACTCATTGTTGGAAATCCTTTTGCAAAAAGGAAACCAGCCCTGAGAATTGCTTTCGTTACCTGGACTGCAATTATGTTAATCTTCTGCAGCGCGAGATATGGGCAAACAGTACAAATGTATTTAACAGCTGTGATCCCAGTAGTAAAGATAATGACTTTAAGTTTGGGATATTTGAAAATGCAGTAAAGAAGCACGTTGTGTCTACAGACTTTATCCCGAAATACTTGTATTGTTTATGGTGGGGATTGCAGCAATTAAG TTCTTATGGACAGAACTTAGACACAAGCACTTTTATTGGAGAAACATCATTTGCCATTGTCATTGCCATCCTTGGTCTTGTACTATTTTCTCATTTGATTGGGAACATGCAG ACATATTTGCAATCAATTACTATAAGGCTTGAAGAGTGGAGGCTTAAGCGAAGAGACACAGAGGAGTGGATGAGGCATCGCCAACTCCCTGAAGATTTGAGATTCCGTGTTAGACGATTCGTTCAATATAAATGGCTTGCAACTCGTGGTGTTGATGAAGAAACCATTCTACGTGCATTGCCTGCTGATCTTCGCCGCGATATTCAACGCCACCTGTGCTTAGACCTTGTTAGACGA GTTCCCTTCTTCTCACAAATGGATGATCAGCTTCTTGATGCAATTTGTGAGCGGCTGATATCTTCTCTAAGCACTCAAGGCACCTACATTGTTCGCGAAGGAGACCCTGTAACTGAAATGCTCTTCATTATTAGAGGTAGACTTGATAGTTCCACAACAAATGGTGGTCGGAGTGGTTTCTTCAACTCTATCATATTGAGACCGGGAGATTTTTGTGGTGAGGAACTACTTTCTTGGGCTTTACTCCCAAAATCAACAGTAAATTTGCCTTCTTCAACCAGGACAGTTAAAGCCCTGAGTGAGGTTGAAGCTTTTGCTCTTCGGGCTGAAGACCTCAAGTTTGTCGCCAACCAATTTAGGCGCCTCCACAGCAAGAAGCTGCAGCACACATTTAGATTTTACTCCCACCATTGGAGGACTTGGGCAGCCTGTTTTATTCAGGCCGCTTGGCGTCGATACAAGAAAAGGATATCTGTCAAAGACCTCAGTTTGAGGGAACCCCTTCCCTTGGATGAGACCGTGGCCAGTGAGAGAGAACATGAAGAGGAAAGGCCTGCTGGTTCAAACACATCTCAGACTAAGTTGAACCTTGGGGTCACAATTCTTGCTTCAAGGTTTGCCGCTAACACACGAAGAGGAGCTCTGAAGATTAAAGATGACCTGCCTAAGTTACGGAAGCCTGAAGAACCTGACTTCTCCACTGAAGCTGATGATGACTAG
- the LOC130724208 gene encoding cyclic nucleotide-gated ion channel 17-like isoform X1 has protein sequence MELKKDKLVRIYDFRFYSDGKKHKEPLWRAAEPPGLERSSSRYKVPSSSLLKTSNAVPLGKTRIGGPKVFPEDHEPWRKRILDPGSEIVLKWNRVFIVSCLVALFVDPLYFYLPSVTDSSRSSCMRTDLTLRIIVTFLRTIADIFYLLHMIIKFRTAYVAPSSRVFGRGELVMDPKKIARKYIRSDFFIDLIATLPLPQMVIWFIIPATRSPQRYHNNNALALIVLLQYVPRLYLMFPLSSQIIKATGVVTKTAWAGAAYNLLLYMLASHVLGAAWYLLSVDRYTHCWKSFCKKETSPENCFRYLDCNYVNLLQREIWANSTNVFNSCDPSSKDNDFKFGIFENAVKKHVVSTDFIPKYLYCLWWGLQQLSSYGQNLDTSTFIGETSFAIVIAILGLVLFSHLIGNMQTYLQSITIRLEEWRLKRRDTEEWMRHRQLPEDLRFRVRRFVQYKWLATRGVDEETILRALPADLRRDIQRHLCLDLVRRVPFFSQMDDQLLDAICERLISSLSTQGTYIVREGDPVTEMLFIIRGRLDSSTTNGGRSGFFNSIILRPGDFCGEELLSWALLPKSTVNLPSSTRTVKALSEVEAFALRAEDLKFVANQFRRLHSKKLQHTFRFYSHHWRTWAACFIQAAWRRYKKRISVKDLSLREPLPLDETVASEREHEEERPAGSNTSQTKLNLGVTILASRFAANTRRGALKIKDDLPKLRKPEEPDFSTEADDD, from the exons ATGgagttgaaaaaggacaagcTTGTCAG AATTTATGATTTTAGATTCTACTCGGATGGCAAGAAGCATAAAGAGCCACTATGGAGAGCAGCTGAACCGCCGGGGCTTGAAAGGTCATCGTCCAGATACAAGGTTCCGTCGTCTTCTTTGCTTAAAACGAGCAATGCTGTTCCATTAGGGAAAACTAGAATTGGAGGACCTAAGGTATTCCCGGAGGATCATGAGCCGTGGCGAAAAAGAATACTTGACCCGGGTAGCGAGATTGTGTTAAAATGGAACCGGGTCTTCATTGTTTCATGCTTGGTGGCTCTTTTTGTTGATCCGTTGTACTTTTATTTGCCCAGTGTAACAGACAGCTCAAGGTCTTCATGTATGAGGACGGACCTAACATTACGGATTATTGTGACCTTTCTTCGCACTATAGCAGATATTTTTTATCTGTTACACATGATAATTAAGTTCAGGACAGCTTATGTGGCCCCAAGCTCACGGGTATTTGGCAGGGGTGAACTTGTCATGGACCCAAAGAAAATCGCAAGGAAATATATCAGATCTGATTTCTTCATTGATTTAATTGCCACACTACCTCTACCACAG atggTCATATGGTTTATTATACCGGCAACAAGAAGCCCTCAGAGATATCACAATAATAATGCTCTTGCATTGATTGTTTTGCTCCAATATGTTCCAAGGTTATATTTGATGTTTCCACTAAGTTCTCAAATAATCAAAGCAACCGGAGTGGTTACAAAGACTGCCTGGGCAGGAGCTGCGTATAATCTGCTATTGTACATGTTGGCTAGTCAT GTTTTAGGGGCAGCTTGGTATCTTCTTTCTGTGGACCGATATACTCATTGTTGGAAATCCTTTTGCAAAAAGGAAACCAGCCCTGAGAATTGCTTTCGTTACCTGGACTGCAATTATGTTAATCTTCTGCAGCGCGAGATATGGGCAAACAGTACAAATGTATTTAACAGCTGTGATCCCAGTAGTAAAGATAATGACTTTAAGTTTGGGATATTTGAAAATGCAGTAAAGAAGCACGTTGTGTCTACAGACTTTATCCCGAAATACTTGTATTGTTTATGGTGGGGATTGCAGCAATTAAG TTCTTATGGACAGAACTTAGACACAAGCACTTTTATTGGAGAAACATCATTTGCCATTGTCATTGCCATCCTTGGTCTTGTACTATTTTCTCATTTGATTGGGAACATGCAG ACATATTTGCAATCAATTACTATAAGGCTTGAAGAGTGGAGGCTTAAGCGAAGAGACACAGAGGAGTGGATGAGGCATCGCCAACTCCCTGAAGATTTGAGATTCCGTGTTAGACGATTCGTTCAATATAAATGGCTTGCAACTCGTGGTGTTGATGAAGAAACCATTCTACGTGCATTGCCTGCTGATCTTCGCCGCGATATTCAACGCCACCTGTGCTTAGACCTTGTTAGACGA GTTCCCTTCTTCTCACAAATGGATGATCAGCTTCTTGATGCAATTTGTGAGCGGCTGATATCTTCTCTAAGCACTCAAGGCACCTACATTGTTCGCGAAGGAGACCCTGTAACTGAAATGCTCTTCATTATTAGAGGTAGACTTGATAGTTCCACAACAAATGGTGGTCGGAGTGGTTTCTTCAACTCTATCATATTGAGACCGGGAGATTTTTGTGGTGAGGAACTACTTTCTTGGGCTTTACTCCCAAAATCAACAGTAAATTTGCCTTCTTCAACCAGGACAGTTAAAGCCCTGAGTGAGGTTGAAGCTTTTGCTCTTCGGGCTGAAGACCTCAAGTTTGTCGCCAACCAATTTAGGCGCCTCCACAGCAAGAAGCTGCAGCACACATTTAGATTTTACTCCCACCATTGGAGGACTTGGGCAGCCTGTTTTATTCAGGCCGCTTGGCGTCGATACAAGAAAAGGATATCTGTCAAAGACCTCAGTTTGAGGGAACCCCTTCCCTTGGATGAGACCGTGGCCAGTGAGAGAGAACATGAAGAGGAAAGGCCTGCTGGTTCAAACACATCTCAGACTAAGTTGAACCTTGGGGTCACAATTCTTGCTTCAAGGTTTGCCGCTAACACACGAAGAGGAGCTCTGAAGATTAAAGATGACCTGCCTAAGTTACGGAAGCCTGAAGAACCTGACTTCTCCACTGAAGCTGATGATGACTAG
- the LOC130724209 gene encoding preprotein translocase subunit SECY, chloroplastic, which yields MLITVRQASSSPLCLFLDRLTVSKPSSKSFKTSICQAHRTPSPSHSWSSGNLSTSYEAANFDPLGINPDLSSGLSSTWKDLVCLFSQPFESTSSTEKGKPNSSRGVAAAIEDSSIDFGDFFKGPLPGKFLKLLGFLVLSRLGVYIPLGGVNREAFIGNLDQNSLLSTLDSFSGGGIGRLGLCSLGIVPFINAQIVFQLLAQVYPKLQDLQKREGEAGRKKILQYTRYASVGFAIVQAIGQVLFLRPYVNDFSTEWVISSVILLTLGSAFTTYIGERITDLKLGNGTSLLIFTNIISYLPASFGRTFSEAFNDANYVGLATIIVSFFLLVVGIVYVQEAERKIPLNYASRLTRSSGLEKSAYLPFKVNSSGVMPIIFSTSSLALPGTLARFTGLSPLKSAAMALNPGGSFYLPFNIFLIAFFNYYYTFLQLDPDDVSEQLKRQGASIPLVRPGRSTATFIKTVLSRISVLGSTFLAILAAGPAVVEQTTHLTAFRGFAGTSILILVGCATDTARKVQAEIISQKYKNIEFYDFDKKY from the exons ATGTTGATAACGGTCAGACAAGCTTCATCTTCTCCCCTCTGTCTCTTCCTTGATCGCCTCACCGTCTCAAAACCCTCCTCTAAATCATTCAAAACTTCCATTTGCCAAGCTCACAGAACACCCTCACCCTCCCATTCATGGAGTTCTGGGAATCTCTCTACCAG CTATGAGGCTGCAAATTTTGATCCCTTGGGTATCAACCCAGATTTATCTTCTGGACTGAGTTCTACATGGAAAGATCTTGTGTGCTTGTTTTCGCAACCATTTGAGAGCACTTCAAGTACAGAAAAGGGGAAACCTAACTCGTCGCGAGGAGTAGCAG CTGCAATTGAGGACAGTTCAATTGATTTTGGCGACTTCTTCAAAGGTCCACTGCCAGGGAAGTTTCTGAAGCTTTTGGGGTTTCTTGTCTTGTCACGGCTTGGTGTGTACATACCTCTAGGTGGGGTTAATAGGGAGGCTTTTATTGGGAATTTGGATCAGAACAGTTTGTTAAGCACTCTGGACTCATTTTCTGGTGGAGGTATTGGTAGACTTGGGCTGTGTTCCCTCGGTATTGTTCCCTTCATCAATGCGCAAATTGTTTTCCAGCTTCTTGCACAAGTATACCCCAAGTTGCAAGATCTTCAGAAACGAGAGGGTGAGGCTGGAAGAAAGAAAATTCTTCAGTACACTCGATATGCTTCAGTTGGATTTGCCATTGTACAG GCGATTGGCCAAGTTCTTTTCCTACGCCCCTATGTCAATGACTTCTCAACAGAGTGGGTTATTTCCTCTGTTATCTTATTGACACTTGGTTCTGCGTTTACAACGTACATCGGCGAACGAATTACTGACCTAAAACTTGGGAATGGCACATCTCTTTTGATTTTCACAAACATTATCTCCTACTTGCCAGCTTCCTTTGGTCGAACATTCTCAGAAGCATTTAATGATGCTAACTATGTTGGACTTGCTACCATCATTGTGTCCTTCTTTTTGTTGGTAGTTGGTATTGTCTATGTTCAG GAAGCGGAGAGAAAAATACCTCTTAATTATGCTTCTAGACTCACCAGAAGCAGTGGACTTGAAAAATCTGCTTACCTACCCTTTAAG GTAAATAGTTCAGGAGTGATGCCCATCATATTTTCTACTTCATCGTTAGCTCTTCCTGGTACTTTAGCACGCTTCACTGGTTTAAGTCCACTAAAGAGTGCGGCAATGGCTTTGAATCCTGGAG GTTCCTTCTATCTTCCATTTAACATATTTTTGATAGCCTTCTTCAACTACTATTACACTTTCCTACAACTGGACCCTGATGATGTGAGTGAGCAATTGAAACGTCAAGGTGCTTCAATTCCACTTGTCAGACCAGGCAGAAGTACAGCTACATTTATCAAAACA GTTCTTAGTCGAATATCAGTTCTGGGTTCAACATTTTTGGCGATCTTGGCTGCTGGTCCAGCAGTAGTTGAGCAAACCACACACTTGACTGCATTCCGGGGGTTTGCTGGAACATCTATTCTTATTCTTGTTGGTTGTGCAACAGACACAGCAAGGAAAGTTCAGGCTGAGATTATATCCCAAAAGTACAAGAACATTGAGTTCTATGACTTTGATAAAAAGTATTGA